In a single window of the uncultured Dysgonomonas sp. genome:
- a CDS encoding thioredoxin family protein — protein MMKKHITYKLKPIHFCCSLILFSLLIYVIGLYEVQKDEDIKGLEYDLQILDENSFKKGVLKGKVTVLFYQDESKVYKKMEHYMKIVGSNNRSDLFFKVKITSHSPLAEAYNLSGTPVILFFNEGKPAGRIMGYVPLSNFEMIYKRIK, from the coding sequence ATGATGAAAAAACATATCACCTATAAATTAAAACCAATCCATTTTTGTTGTTCTCTCATATTATTTTCTTTACTGATCTATGTAATAGGATTATATGAAGTGCAAAAAGATGAAGATATTAAAGGTCTGGAATATGATTTGCAAATCCTGGATGAGAATTCTTTCAAGAAGGGAGTTCTTAAGGGGAAGGTAACAGTCCTGTTTTATCAGGATGAATCTAAGGTATATAAGAAAATGGAACACTATATGAAAATTGTAGGATCCAACAATCGGTCTGACCTATTTTTCAAAGTAAAGATAACGTCTCATTCTCCCTTGGCTGAGGCCTATAATTTATCAGGAACACCTGTTATTCTTTTCTTTAATGAAGGAAAGCCGGCCGGCCGCATAATGGGCTATGTTCCATTATCTAATTTTGAAATGATTTATAAGCGTATAAAATAA
- a CDS encoding UDP-3-O-acyl-N-acetylglucosamine deacetylase — MITKQRTLKSSFTLRGKGLHTGLNIQIKFNPAPENHGYKIKRTDIMGTHIIDALAENVVSTMRGTVLGSSTVQVSTVEHALAALYACGIDNCLIDVDAPEFPIMDGSSIAFVQKILETGVKPQNARRIYLGFPRKKIRVKDEVSGASLTLIPSESFSIKSKISFDSVLLKQQEAYLPDISFFIKDFARARTFVFVREIESLLDRNLIKGGDMDNAIIIYDQIMEQEKLDRLSDILRVKRRDANHLGYLMNKPLNAPNEPARHKLLDIIGDIALVGCFIKGRIEANCPGHTINNLFAREIRKHMKTEEKSNMLNVPGFYWNQP, encoded by the coding sequence ATGATTACAAAACAAAGGACTTTGAAAAGCAGTTTTACCTTGAGAGGTAAAGGTTTGCATACAGGCTTAAATATACAAATAAAGTTTAATCCTGCTCCGGAGAATCACGGCTATAAAATAAAGCGTACCGACATAATGGGTACTCATATAATAGATGCTCTGGCAGAGAATGTTGTGTCAACAATGAGAGGAACTGTATTAGGATCTTCAACAGTACAGGTAAGTACTGTTGAGCATGCACTAGCAGCCTTGTATGCTTGTGGTATAGATAATTGCCTGATTGATGTGGATGCTCCTGAATTTCCAATAATGGATGGGAGCTCAATCGCGTTTGTTCAAAAGATTCTGGAAACGGGAGTTAAACCTCAAAATGCAAGAAGAATATATCTTGGGTTTCCCCGGAAGAAAATAAGAGTAAAAGATGAAGTCTCAGGTGCATCGCTCACATTGATTCCCAGTGAGTCTTTTAGTATCAAAAGTAAAATCTCTTTTGATTCAGTATTACTTAAACAACAAGAAGCTTATTTACCTGACATCTCTTTTTTTATTAAAGATTTTGCCAGAGCCCGGACTTTCGTTTTTGTCAGAGAGATTGAATCTCTGCTAGACAGGAACCTGATCAAAGGAGGTGATATGGATAATGCAATTATTATCTATGACCAGATTATGGAACAAGAAAAGTTAGACAGGTTATCCGATATATTGCGTGTCAAAAGGAGAGATGCAAACCATTTGGGCTATTTGATGAATAAACCTTTAAATGCTCCGAATGAGCCGGCAAGGCACAAACTGTTGGATATTATCGGAGATATCGCTTTAGTGGGCTGTTTCATCAAAGGCAGAATAGAGGCCAATTGCCCGGGGCATACAATCAATAATCTTTTTGCCAGAGAAATTCGTAAGCATATGAAAACAGAGGAGAAATCTAACATGTTAAATGTACCTGGTTTTTATTGGAATCAGCCATAA
- a CDS encoding lipopolysaccharide kinase InaA family protein has protein sequence MKINTHLNPQYSELSEFIDLIPSLFSFGGKVLFEQRNIIKIYPVKGFVLNVKSFKVPNLINKIVYVRFRKSKARRSYENAMEIKKLGISTPDPVAYIETMRYGLFYESYYVSLHEEVDGIMKDIYRQTDRESEKLISQFSLFTAKIHEKSIYHNDYSPGNILYKRRGANYQFLLVDLNRITFKNIDIFEGARSFSRIRFPPDTLRKIARIYAQSRKFDIVLCERLIDKYNRTFWRKYLRRHPEAQERNLVNENK, from the coding sequence ATGAAAATAAATACACATCTAAATCCCCAATATAGTGAGCTTTCAGAATTTATAGACTTAATTCCTTCACTATTTTCTTTTGGCGGAAAAGTACTATTTGAGCAACGGAATATAATAAAGATTTATCCGGTAAAAGGTTTTGTATTGAATGTAAAATCTTTTAAAGTTCCTAATCTTATAAATAAGATTGTGTATGTACGGTTCAGAAAATCAAAGGCAAGGAGATCATATGAAAATGCTATGGAAATAAAAAAATTAGGAATATCTACTCCTGATCCGGTCGCATATATTGAAACAATGCGTTATGGCTTATTTTATGAATCTTATTATGTTTCATTACATGAAGAAGTCGACGGTATCATGAAAGATATATATAGACAAACTGACCGTGAGTCAGAGAAGCTTATTAGCCAATTTTCTTTATTTACGGCAAAGATCCATGAAAAGAGTATTTACCATAACGATTATTCTCCGGGAAATATCCTGTATAAGAGAAGAGGAGCGAATTACCAATTTCTATTAGTGGATCTTAACCGGATCACTTTTAAGAATATTGATATTTTTGAAGGTGCTAGAAGTTTCTCCCGAATCAGGTTTCCTCCTGATACTCTGAGAAAAATAGCTAGAATATATGCTCAAAGTAGAAAGTTTGACATTGTACTATGTGAAAGGTTAATTGATAAATATAACAGGACGTTCTGGCGAAAATACCTAAGACGCCATCCTGAAGCTCAGGAGCGAAACCTGGTTAACGAAAATAAATAA
- a CDS encoding winged helix-turn-helix domain-containing protein: MLIHDIGINSGIIWQLLFEKGALSIREIGELTGFRDSMIFLALGWLSKEKKIRFFEKDNTIYTELLNPFQEMFY; encoded by the coding sequence ATGCTAATACATGATATTGGAATCAATTCAGGAATAATTTGGCAGCTATTATTCGAAAAAGGAGCTCTCTCCATCCGAGAGATTGGTGAATTAACGGGTTTCAGAGACAGTATGATATTTCTGGCCTTAGGTTGGTTATCCAAAGAAAAAAAAATCCGTTTTTTCGAGAAGGATAACACTATTTATACGGAATTATTGAATCCTTTTCAAGAGATGTTTTATTAA